The following proteins are co-located in the Massilia litorea genome:
- the ygfZ gene encoding CAF17-like 4Fe-4S cluster assembly/insertion protein YgfZ, translating into MSNWTEYLASHGARFHMDEATQVEDFGRVLTASDLAAGFVAPVTDLGLIAVDGEDAARFLHSQLTNDVEHLGTNEARLAGFCTPKGRLQATFLMWRDGEGTVWLQLPRAIQAPLQKRLSMFVMRSKAKLRDATEEEAVAAVIGVGGAKGEAALRAQGFELPGAPNAVVQGERGTVIRLADAFGAPRFLWIASAQAAEAALPALAAQLALGGNAAWQLAAIHAGVPQVTAATQEQFVPQMINLELLGGVNFKKGCYPGQEIVARSQYLGKLKRRTALASVDNAAARAGDEVFSSADPEQPCGMVVNAAPNGAGGADLLVEMKLAALAEEVHLGSAAGAPLRFLPMPYPLDALEL; encoded by the coding sequence ATGAGCAACTGGACAGAATATCTGGCGTCCCATGGCGCCCGCTTCCATATGGATGAAGCCACCCAGGTCGAAGATTTCGGCCGCGTATTGACGGCGTCCGACCTCGCGGCCGGTTTCGTCGCCCCCGTTACCGATCTCGGCCTGATCGCCGTCGACGGCGAGGATGCCGCGCGCTTCCTGCACAGCCAGCTGACGAACGATGTCGAGCACCTGGGCACGAACGAAGCCCGGCTGGCCGGCTTCTGCACGCCGAAAGGCCGCCTGCAGGCGACCTTCCTGATGTGGCGGGATGGCGAAGGCACCGTCTGGCTGCAACTGCCGCGCGCCATCCAGGCGCCGCTGCAGAAGCGGCTGTCGATGTTCGTGATGCGCTCGAAAGCGAAACTGCGCGACGCCACCGAAGAAGAAGCCGTCGCGGCCGTGATCGGCGTCGGCGGTGCGAAGGGCGAAGCGGCCCTGCGCGCGCAGGGCTTCGAACTGCCGGGTGCGCCGAATGCGGTGGTCCAGGGCGAGCGCGGCACCGTGATCCGTCTCGCCGATGCGTTCGGCGCGCCGCGCTTCCTGTGGATCGCCTCCGCCCAGGCTGCCGAGGCCGCGCTGCCGGCACTTGCCGCGCAACTGGCGCTGGGCGGCAACGCCGCCTGGCAGCTCGCCGCGATCCACGCCGGCGTGCCGCAAGTGACGGCCGCGACCCAGGAACAGTTCGTGCCGCAGATGATCAACCTGGAATTGCTGGGCGGCGTGAATTTCAAGAAAGGCTGCTATCCGGGCCAGGAAATCGTCGCCCGCAGCCAGTATCTCGGCAAACTCAAGCGCCGGACCGCCCTCGCCAGCGTCGACAACGCCGCGGCCCGCGCCGGTGACGAGGTGTTTTCCAGCGCCGACCCGGAGCAGCCCTGCGGCATGGTGGTGAACGCCGCGCCGAACGGCGCAGGCGGCGCCGACCTGCTGGTCGAGATGAAACTGGCAGCGCTGGCGGAAGAAGTGCACCTGGGCTCGGCCGCGGGCGCGCCACTGCGCTTCCTGCCCATGCCCTACCCGCTGGACGCACTCGAGCTCTAG